The following coding sequences lie in one Heyndrickxia oleronia genomic window:
- a CDS encoding ATP-dependent helicase, translating to MNKEAEFFNFSQIKKRVILNQQQQKAILHTDGPLLLLASPGSGKTTTIIIKIGYLIKEKGVNPKRIKAVTFSKASAMDMKERFNSFFPMIPQVDFSTIHSLAFEVIREYFRKTNTSFQLIEGIQPLERNQLTLNKKIILKEIYNNLVGENITDDQLEELMSYTSLLKNKLIPEELWSTVKCQIPMAEKIVQEYELFKRTRGTVRLVDYDDMLTIANQVFEEDSEFLRTYQQRYDYVLTDESQDTSLVQHAIIEKLVCNHRNLCVVADDDQSIYTWRAADPKYLLDFKQVYPEAVILMMEQNYRSSKDIVDVANQFIQQNKHRYNKQMFTDNPSYQPIQLKRLADYQNQSKYLIREISQLDNYREVAILYRNHSSSISLMNDFDRAGIPFYIKDSNSHFFSHWVVQDILNFMRISYNDSRTDILEKIHTKFNGYITKQQMKDLKKINNKQSCFDNLLQYINLKDYQIKQLQKCKSLFQEMNGMAPLQVIRLIRESLGYEKALEKLSERYGFNLDHLLDILNTLEEIATTLDTMEEFAGRLQYLEKKMKESKFGKHKNVVTFSTLHSSKGLEFTRVYMIDLVEGIIPSKEETRSKEQGKEELIEEAVRLFYVGMTRAKLHLELLSYEIKNGKLVNESRFVGGVRSIMSPKKEKKMKHGLNGKMDTSSTAIKEEEQLYVGMEIKHPVFGQGEIILLDREQFEIRFEAGVKKLSLKTCLEMGLLEAV from the coding sequence ATGAATAAGGAAGCGGAGTTTTTTAATTTCAGTCAGATAAAAAAGAGAGTTATTTTAAATCAGCAACAACAGAAGGCTATTTTACATACTGATGGTCCCCTTCTTTTGTTAGCGTCGCCGGGTTCAGGAAAGACAACAACGATCATTATAAAAATTGGTTATTTAATAAAAGAAAAAGGTGTTAATCCAAAAAGAATTAAGGCTGTAACCTTTAGTAAAGCTTCAGCAATGGATATGAAGGAACGATTCAATTCATTTTTCCCCATGATACCGCAAGTAGATTTTTCAACTATCCATAGTCTTGCATTTGAAGTGATACGAGAGTACTTTAGGAAAACTAATACAAGCTTTCAACTTATTGAAGGCATTCAACCACTGGAAAGAAACCAACTCACATTAAATAAGAAAATCATCTTAAAGGAAATTTATAACAATTTGGTTGGTGAAAATATAACAGATGACCAGTTAGAGGAATTGATGTCCTATACTAGTTTGCTGAAAAATAAACTAATTCCGGAGGAACTTTGGTCTACCGTTAAATGTCAAATACCAATGGCTGAAAAAATAGTTCAAGAATATGAGTTATTCAAACGAACGAGAGGGACGGTTCGATTAGTCGATTATGATGATATGCTTACGATTGCAAATCAAGTGTTTGAAGAGGATTCTGAATTTCTTCGAACCTATCAGCAACGGTATGATTATGTTTTAACGGATGAAAGCCAGGACACTTCACTGGTTCAGCATGCAATCATTGAAAAGCTGGTTTGCAATCATCGCAATCTTTGTGTTGTTGCAGATGATGATCAATCGATTTATACTTGGCGCGCAGCAGATCCAAAATATTTGCTTGATTTTAAGCAGGTATATCCTGAGGCAGTCATCCTTATGATGGAGCAAAATTATCGTTCATCAAAAGATATCGTAGATGTTGCTAACCAATTCATTCAGCAAAATAAACACCGATATAACAAACAGATGTTTACTGATAATCCTTCCTATCAACCCATACAATTAAAAAGATTGGCAGATTATCAAAATCAATCTAAATATTTAATAAGGGAAATTTCTCAGCTTGATAATTATCGAGAAGTCGCAATTTTATATCGGAATCACTCTTCATCTATCAGTTTAATGAATGATTTTGACCGGGCAGGTATCCCTTTTTATATTAAAGACTCAAATTCTCACTTTTTTTCTCATTGGGTAGTACAGGATATATTAAATTTTATGAGAATCTCTTATAATGATTCACGTACAGACATTTTGGAGAAGATTCATACAAAATTTAATGGCTATATTACAAAGCAACAAATGAAAGATCTTAAAAAAATAAATAATAAACAATCCTGTTTTGATAATCTTTTGCAGTATATCAATCTGAAGGACTATCAGATTAAACAACTACAAAAATGCAAAAGCTTGTTCCAAGAGATGAATGGCATGGCACCACTACAGGTGATTCGTCTAATTCGCGAATCACTAGGATATGAGAAAGCTCTTGAAAAATTAAGTGAAAGATATGGATTCAACCTAGATCATCTATTGGATATTTTAAATACTCTCGAGGAGATTGCGACCACATTAGATACGATGGAGGAATTTGCTGGTCGTTTGCAATATTTAGAGAAGAAAATGAAAGAGTCTAAGTTTGGAAAACATAAAAATGTGGTAACCTTCTCAACATTACATAGTTCAAAAGGATTAGAGTTTACGAGAGTATATATGATCGATTTGGTTGAAGGAATCATCCCTTCAAAAGAGGAAACGAGGTCAAAAGAGCAAGGAAAAGAGGAATTAATTGAAGAGGCTGTTCGTCTATTTTATGTTGGGATGACTCGTGCAAAGCTTCATCTAGAATTGCTCTCTTATGAAATAAAGAATGGAAAACTTGTAAATGAGTCACGCTTCGTGGGAGGTGTTCGTTCTATTATGAGCCCAAAAAAGGAGAAGAAGATGAAGCACGGCTTAAATGGTAAGATGGACACATCTTCAACAGCAATAAAAGAAGAAGAGCAACTCTATGTTGGGATGGAAATAAAGCACCCTGTTTTCGGGCAGGGTGAAATCATTTTACTGGACCGTGAACAATTTGAAATACGTTTTGAAGCCGGTGTTAAAAAACTGTCACTTAAAACATGTCTAGAGATGGGGTTGTTGGAGGCAGTATAA
- a CDS encoding spore germination protein → MSFLKKILKKKKSVKTGGDRSGQAAFIPEEYFGNNLDENVKKIIETLGNSSDIIIRKMEIGLTSRIAIIYTDGLADDKLIDNNIIGELLTKEGMDETISEQHSLHIIKEKLISISGVKSIYDWDQLFHSLLSGETIILMDNANEALSISTVGGEKRALTEPSTELTIRGSRIGFIERIRTNTSLIRSRIKNPNLWLETMQIGKVTQTDVAIMYINGIANDKVIKEVRKRLKRIDIDSILDTGYIEQLIEDETFTTFPTLYITERPDVVTANLLEGKVAIFVDGTPFVLTAPALFVEFFQAADDYYFRFDIATGIRLLRVLAFIISIIAPSIYIAATTFHQEMIPTLLLITIAAQREAVPFPSFVEAVIMEVIFEILREAGIRLPKAIGQTVSIVGALVIGQAAVQAGIVSPAMVIIVSITAIANFSTPSFSMAISARLIRFLFMIIAATFGFYGLIMAILVMFIHLCDLRSFGVPYMFPLAPFTPSNAGDTVIRLPIWTLKQRPRLISQKNIIRSGKNQEPHPPKQTASQPKKENQE, encoded by the coding sequence ATGTCATTTCTTAAGAAAATACTTAAAAAGAAGAAAAGTGTCAAAACCGGTGGAGACCGTTCAGGGCAGGCAGCATTCATACCCGAAGAATACTTTGGGAATAATCTTGATGAAAATGTAAAGAAAATAATAGAAACGCTAGGAAATAGTTCAGATATTATCATCCGTAAGATGGAAATTGGTCTAACTAGCAGGATTGCAATTATCTATACTGATGGATTGGCAGATGACAAATTAATTGATAATAACATCATAGGAGAGCTTCTAACTAAGGAAGGCATGGATGAAACGATTTCTGAACAGCACTCATTGCACATAATAAAAGAAAAATTGATATCTATAAGTGGAGTTAAATCGATTTATGATTGGGATCAACTTTTTCACTCCCTTTTATCAGGGGAAACAATCATTCTTATGGATAATGCCAATGAGGCTCTTTCAATTAGTACAGTAGGTGGAGAAAAAAGAGCATTAACAGAACCTAGTACAGAATTAACCATTCGTGGTTCTAGAATTGGTTTCATTGAAAGGATACGGACCAATACATCCCTAATTCGGAGCAGAATAAAAAACCCCAACTTATGGCTGGAAACGATGCAAATTGGGAAAGTAACTCAAACAGATGTTGCAATCATGTATATCAACGGAATTGCTAATGATAAGGTTATCAAGGAAGTGAGAAAACGGTTAAAGCGTATAGATATTGATAGCATATTAGACACTGGATATATTGAACAATTAATTGAAGATGAGACCTTCACAACATTTCCAACACTCTATATTACAGAAAGGCCTGATGTAGTTACTGCTAATCTTTTAGAAGGAAAGGTTGCAATTTTCGTGGATGGAACTCCATTTGTTCTAACTGCACCTGCATTATTTGTGGAATTTTTCCAAGCTGCAGATGATTATTATTTTCGCTTCGATATTGCAACAGGGATTCGGTTATTAAGAGTGTTAGCTTTTATCATTTCAATTATTGCTCCATCTATCTATATCGCAGCTACTACCTTTCACCAAGAAATGATACCTACCTTGCTCCTAATAACGATTGCAGCACAAAGAGAGGCTGTACCGTTTCCATCATTTGTTGAGGCTGTCATCATGGAAGTAATTTTTGAAATTTTACGTGAAGCAGGAATTAGACTTCCTAAAGCCATTGGTCAAACGGTTTCCATAGTTGGGGCACTTGTCATTGGTCAAGCGGCTGTTCAAGCAGGGATTGTCTCACCTGCAATGGTAATTATCGTTTCAATAACAGCCATTGCAAATTTTTCAACCCCATCCTTTTCAATGGCTATATCCGCTCGTCTAATTCGCTTTTTGTTCATGATCATTGCTGCTACTTTTGGATTTTATGGATTAATTATGGCCATATTAGTGATGTTCATTCACCTATGTGATTTACGATCTTTCGGTGTTCCATATATGTTCCCATTGGCGCCATTCACCCCATCTAATGCAGGTGATACAGTGATCCGACTGCCAATCTGGACATTAAAACAAAGACCAAGATTAATTAGCCAAAAAAATATAATACGTTCAGGTAAAAATCAGGAACCACATCCTCCAAAACAGACAGCAAGTCAGCCTAAAAAGGAGAATCAAGAATGA
- a CDS encoding Ger(x)C family spore germination protein — protein MKKKWWHLLLILGCLTFLAGCWDKRELTDLAIVNAVGVDKLENGKFRNTFQIINPGNVAGNQQGGAQTSGIPITVYTVSGRNMLDAARLGSKNVSRQIYYAHANLVVIGEDLAREGLMQLFDVMERDPQFRTTSSIVIAENSTAEDLLKMLTPIDKLPANKITKTLKFTEKALGENMDVSVDDVIRDMVSPGKEPIISGFKIVGNSEEGKGQANLQTTEAAARLQAGGMAIFKEGKLTRWLHGKNARGVLWVQNKVQQTPVNIYWKNNKKPLAFFVIRGKSIIKAKLEKNKPVIKVHIEAEGDIREADIQIDLTNPNIIFQLEKLAEKEIKKEIMATIKMIQKEKTDVFGFGDVIHRTSPKVWKQLKNDWNDVGFPELKVDVDVDAFIRRTGLRNNPYITEVNN, from the coding sequence ATGAAGAAGAAATGGTGGCACTTATTATTAATATTAGGATGTCTCACTTTTCTTGCAGGATGCTGGGATAAACGTGAATTAACTGATCTAGCCATTGTTAATGCAGTTGGAGTAGATAAATTAGAAAATGGAAAGTTTCGTAACACCTTTCAAATTATTAATCCCGGAAATGTTGCTGGAAATCAGCAAGGCGGTGCACAAACAAGTGGGATACCAATCACGGTTTATACTGTTTCAGGAAGAAATATGCTAGATGCAGCAAGATTGGGCTCAAAAAATGTCTCTCGCCAAATATATTATGCCCATGCAAACCTCGTTGTCATTGGTGAAGATCTAGCTAGAGAAGGATTAATGCAACTATTTGATGTGATGGAAAGAGACCCTCAATTTCGTACAACCTCCTCCATCGTCATTGCTGAAAATTCAACAGCAGAAGATCTGCTAAAAATGCTTACACCAATTGATAAGCTTCCTGCCAATAAAATAACTAAAACACTCAAATTCACTGAAAAAGCTCTCGGGGAAAATATGGATGTTAGTGTAGATGATGTAATAAGAGATATGGTCAGTCCCGGAAAGGAACCGATAATTAGCGGATTTAAAATTGTTGGAAATTCAGAAGAAGGAAAAGGACAAGCTAATCTCCAAACAACTGAGGCAGCAGCACGTTTACAAGCAGGAGGAATGGCAATTTTTAAAGAAGGCAAACTAACAAGATGGTTGCATGGAAAAAATGCACGTGGTGTACTTTGGGTACAAAACAAAGTTCAACAAACTCCAGTAAATATTTATTGGAAAAATAACAAAAAACCTCTTGCCTTTTTTGTGATTCGCGGCAAATCAATAATTAAGGCAAAACTAGAAAAAAATAAGCCGGTAATAAAGGTTCATATTGAAGCTGAAGGCGATATAAGAGAAGCAGATATACAAATTGATCTCACTAATCCTAATATAATATTTCAGCTGGAAAAATTAGCAGAAAAGGAAATAAAAAAGGAAATTATGGCTACCATAAAAATGATTCAGAAGGAAAAGACTGATGTTTTTGGTTTTGGAGATGTTATCCACCGTACTTCTCCTAAAGTTTGGAAACAGCTAAAAAATGATTGGAATGACGTAGGTTTTCCTGAACTAAAAGTAGACGTAGACGTTGATGCATTTATCCGTCGTACAGGGTTAAGAAATAATCCTTATATTACTGAAGTAAATAACTAG
- a CDS encoding GerAB/ArcD/ProY family transporter, with amino-acid sequence MENVKINAYQLFVIMVLFEHGSALVISLGSGAKQDAWITILTGMILGIFLFLLYNRLYLYYPNIPFTSYVQKIVGSFLGKILAFVYILYFFYLSARVLRDFGELLITFAYPNTPEFIINAIMILTVIYAIHKGIEVLTRTGEIFFFFLYLLAISGFVLVVASGLIDLNRLKPILDEGAMKIFQVTFTQTLYVPYGEMIAFTMILNYLNNPVKAKWIGISAMALSGVNLAISMGVNISVLGVDLVSRAPFPLLTTIQRIQVADFLERLDVFFLLAVIIGGFFKISIFFYAGVIGTADLFKISKHKKLVYPLGLVILFLSMTIASNFSEHIKEGLVIVPLYLHLPMQVIIPSLLLVIAIFKNRKSKKKKTEAAI; translated from the coding sequence GTGGAAAATGTAAAAATCAATGCTTACCAATTATTTGTTATTATGGTCCTATTTGAACATGGTAGTGCCCTAGTTATCTCTTTAGGATCAGGAGCAAAACAGGATGCCTGGATCACCATTCTTACTGGAATGATCTTAGGAATATTTTTATTTTTATTATATAACCGCCTTTACCTTTATTATCCAAATATTCCCTTTACCTCTTATGTTCAAAAAATAGTTGGATCTTTTTTAGGTAAGATTCTTGCATTTGTCTATATCCTTTATTTTTTTTATCTGTCTGCGAGGGTTTTAAGAGATTTCGGGGAACTGTTAATTACATTTGCCTACCCTAATACACCAGAATTTATTATAAACGCAATCATGATTTTAACTGTCATTTATGCCATTCATAAAGGAATTGAGGTCTTAACGAGAACAGGTGAAATATTCTTCTTTTTTCTATATCTATTAGCTATTTCCGGATTTGTTCTTGTCGTTGCCTCTGGATTAATCGATTTAAATAGACTGAAACCTATATTAGATGAAGGAGCTATGAAAATATTCCAGGTTACATTTACACAAACATTGTATGTACCTTATGGAGAGATGATTGCCTTTACAATGATTCTTAACTATCTTAATAATCCCGTAAAAGCAAAGTGGATTGGCATATCTGCTATGGCATTAAGTGGTGTTAATTTAGCAATTTCAATGGGAGTAAACATATCCGTCCTTGGGGTGGATCTTGTTTCACGTGCTCCCTTCCCTTTACTCACAACCATCCAACGTATTCAAGTAGCCGATTTTTTAGAACGACTGGATGTTTTCTTTTTACTCGCTGTCATTATTGGGGGGTTTTTCAAAATAAGTATTTTTTTCTATGCAGGTGTAATTGGAACAGCTGATCTATTCAAAATTAGCAAGCATAAAAAACTAGTTTACCCACTTGGATTAGTGATTCTTTTTTTATCTATGACCATTGCCAGTAATTTTTCTGAACATATAAAGGAAGGCTTAGTTATCGTACCTCTCTATTTACATCTACCAATGCAAGTAATCATTCCTAGCCTGCTATTGGTCATCGCAATCTTTAAAAATCGAAAAAGTAAAAAGAAAAAAACAGAGGCTGCGATTTAA
- a CDS encoding D-serine ammonia-lyase, with product MSSNLIAGKDVQQWKDDYPLLEKISRLEEVFWRNIDYGTKKEMEYLSSKDITDALERLERFAPFIETMFPETLHTKGIIESPLKKINKMKNQLKHVYKIDISGELLLKCDSHLPISGSIKARGGIYEVLKHAEDLALENGLLTNTESYTIFSSARFKELFSKYKIAVGSTGNLGLSIGIMGASLGFQVTVHMSSDAMTWKKNLLRRKGVTVIEYQTDYSHAVEAGRRQAETDPTCYFIDDENSKDLFLGYATAASRLKEQFKKRNIIVDEDHPLFVYLPCGVGGGPGGITYGLKTEFGENVHCFFAEPTHSPCFLIGQMTGLHDRVSVFDFGLDNRTAADGLAVGRPSSFVGQAIGHLLSGCYTIDDQRLFSFLRKLVDTENLFLEPSALAGFYGPIQLFRTIEGKKYLDCHQLNDKVSNALHLVWATGGSMVPKEMVSEYYEEKIEE from the coding sequence GTGTCTAGTAATTTAATAGCAGGGAAAGATGTTCAGCAATGGAAGGATGATTATCCCTTACTCGAGAAAATTTCTCGTCTGGAAGAGGTATTTTGGAGAAATATTGATTATGGTACAAAGAAAGAAATGGAATATTTATCAAGCAAAGATATTACTGATGCTTTAGAACGATTGGAGAGGTTTGCTCCTTTTATTGAAACGATGTTTCCTGAAACTTTACATACAAAGGGAATTATTGAGTCTCCATTAAAAAAAATTAATAAAATGAAGAATCAGCTAAAACATGTCTATAAAATCGATATTAGTGGTGAGTTACTTTTAAAATGTGATAGCCATCTACCTATTTCTGGATCAATTAAAGCAAGAGGGGGTATTTATGAGGTATTAAAACATGCTGAGGATCTTGCTCTTGAGAATGGATTACTTACCAATACGGAATCATATACCATTTTTTCATCGGCTAGGTTCAAGGAGCTTTTTTCAAAATACAAGATTGCTGTGGGCTCCACTGGGAATCTTGGTTTAAGTATTGGGATTATGGGTGCATCATTGGGCTTTCAAGTGACTGTTCATATGTCTTCAGATGCAATGACATGGAAAAAGAATCTGTTACGTCGTAAAGGTGTGACCGTAATTGAATATCAAACTGATTATAGTCATGCAGTTGAAGCGGGAAGAAGGCAAGCTGAAACCGATCCGACATGTTATTTTATTGATGATGAAAACTCGAAAGATCTTTTTTTAGGCTATGCAACAGCAGCATCCCGTTTAAAGGAACAATTCAAAAAAAGAAATATTATTGTAGATGAAGATCACCCATTATTTGTTTATTTACCATGTGGTGTGGGGGGGGGCCCTGGAGGAATTACATATGGTTTAAAAACCGAGTTTGGAGAAAATGTTCATTGTTTTTTTGCGGAACCGACTCATTCACCATGTTTTCTCATTGGTCAAATGACAGGTCTTCATGATAGGGTCTCTGTGTTTGACTTTGGTCTAGATAATCGAACAGCAGCTGACGGACTAGCAGTCGGTAGACCATCAAGTTTTGTTGGGCAGGCAATTGGTCACCTTCTTAGTGGTTGCTATACCATCGATGATCAAAGACTTTTCTCCTTTTTAAGGAAGTTAGTTGATACTGAAAATCTTTTTCTTGAGCCTTCTGCCCTAGCAGGATTTTATGGGCCAATTCAATTATTTAGAACGATAGAAGGAAAGAAATATTTAGACTGCCATCAATTAAATGATAAAGTATCAAATGCACTTCATCTTGTATGGGCAACAGGTGGCAGTATGGTGCCTAAAGAGATGGTTTCTGAATATTATGAAGAGAAAATAGAGGAGTAA
- a CDS encoding S8 family peptidase encodes MERKLIPYKVIEVVDSVEENIPEGIKLIHAEELWEDADYGEGVVIAVIDTGIDRNHPDLKDRIIDGKDFTGSGDYQDDNGHGTHVSGTILATMNQFGVVGVAPRASVLALKALKGDGTGDVQWINQAIDYAINWKGPDGEKVSVISMSLGGPEEEEEHQLIKKAVQQNILVVCAAGNSGDDRDNTDELDYPGAYPEVVQVGAVDLEKNLADFSNTNDEIDLVAPGVEIFSTYPGGKFAKLSGTSMATPHVSGAAALIKNIAEKEFERKLTEAELYAQLCKSTEDLGISKKAQGNGVLNLTSLHKTAEKEIMITIESKSLGLSAQTVSISYK; translated from the coding sequence ATGGAAAGAAAGTTAATTCCTTATAAGGTGATAGAAGTTGTAGATTCAGTTGAGGAGAACATTCCAGAGGGCATTAAATTAATTCATGCAGAAGAATTGTGGGAAGATGCGGACTATGGTGAAGGCGTAGTTATCGCAGTCATAGATACAGGTATCGACCGCAATCACCCAGATTTAAAGGATCGAATTATTGATGGGAAGGATTTTACTGGTTCCGGTGATTATCAAGATGATAATGGTCATGGGACACATGTTAGTGGAACCATATTAGCTACTATGAATCAGTTTGGTGTTGTAGGAGTTGCGCCACGTGCAAGTGTATTAGCACTAAAAGCATTAAAGGGTGACGGTACAGGAGACGTTCAGTGGATTAATCAGGCGATTGATTATGCAATCAATTGGAAAGGACCAGATGGTGAAAAGGTCTCTGTCATTTCAATGTCACTCGGTGGACCTGAAGAAGAAGAAGAACACCAGTTAATTAAAAAAGCTGTTCAACAAAATATTTTAGTGGTATGTGCTGCCGGAAATAGTGGTGACGATCGTGATAATACAGATGAATTAGATTATCCAGGTGCCTATCCTGAGGTTGTACAAGTTGGTGCAGTTGATTTAGAGAAGAATTTGGCTGATTTTTCAAATACGAATGATGAAATAGATTTAGTTGCACCAGGAGTTGAGATTTTCTCGACTTATCCAGGTGGAAAATTTGCGAAGCTAAGTGGTACCTCAATGGCAACGCCACATGTCAGTGGAGCAGCGGCATTGATTAAAAACATTGCAGAAAAAGAGTTTGAACGAAAGCTTACAGAAGCGGAGCTTTATGCACAGCTATGTAAAAGCACGGAGGATCTAGGAATTAGTAAAAAGGCACAGGGAAACGGAGTTCTTAATCTAACAAGCCTTCATAAAACAGCAGAAAAGGAAATAATGATAACGATAGAATCAAAGAGCCTCGGGCTTTCTGCTCAAACGGTCTCTATTTCTTATAAGTAG